In the genome of Falco naumanni isolate bFalNau1 chromosome W, bFalNau1.pat, whole genome shotgun sequence, one region contains:
- the LOC121080523 gene encoding uncharacterized protein LOC121080523, with the protein MARRLRFHFGSGRSNTAPESEILDREREDDFFMAFHTLPRRNSPHTFSQHGADYGGGSDLQEVGSLKRSTSMFIPQLLNSIDPRPMRSSSMQISLQRKAVNGCTDKCATLESPEEALPCKFSDFRELYASPVENCSSPSSPEVTPENSPPRLTEELGQHINGTVCCNRRIFCTIPSNNQSEDASSTTQEGEANEAASGLNISGLRIQHRASSADVPQVTLLPFGTDAQNNAPTPEPRHWSLQHVPGISANSGKKFFVLQLQQPQTSGTDAGGEYNFGFTGTKGDRLVRYPRIQLERSTSYPVQPPTEEISPAADGLNSELHGNGRNGSEISRSDSVERIPQGQGCLFKIRPDQNTRQQHFRILVSRGPEEQNQVVGKEGHGTPGPIAASTAVSMMLSMLCY; encoded by the coding sequence ATGGCCCGTCGGCTGCGGTTTCATTTTGGCTCTGGGAGAAGCAACACAGCCCCCGAATCAGAGATCCTCGACCGGGAGAGAGAAGATGACTTTTTCATGGCATTCCACACTTTGCCAAGAAGAAACAGTCCTCACACTTTCTCCCAACACGGAGCAGATTATGGTGGTGGCAGCGATTTGCAAGAAGTGGGCTCCTTAAAAAGGAGTACATCCATGTTTATTCCTCAGCTGCTGAACAGTATTGATCCGCGTCCAATGAGAAGCTCGTCGATGCAGATCTCTCTTCAGCGCAAAGCTGTGAATGGCTGCACGGACAAGTGCGCAACTCTGGAATCTCCTGAGGAGGCACTTCCTTGTAAATTCTCAGACTTCAGGGAACTTTATGCATCCCCTGTTGAAAACTGTTCTTCTCCAAGCAGTCCAGAGGTGACTCCTGAAAATTCTCCACCCAGGCTGACAGAAGAGTTAGGGCAACATATTAATGGGACTGTTTGCTGTAATCGTAGAATATTTTGTACTATTCCTTCCAATAACCAGAGTGAGGATGCTTCATCAACTACCCAAGAAGGTGAGGCAAATGAAGCAGCTTCAGGTTTAAACATAAGTGGTCTGAGGATTCAGCATCGGGCTTCAAGTGCAGACGTGCCTCAGGTTACTCTACTACCCTTTGGTACTGATGCTCAAAATAATGCTCCCACCCCTGAACCCCGGCATTGGTCTTTGCAACATGTGCCAGGCATTTCAGCAAATTCAGGGAAAAAGTTCTTTGTTCTCCAGTTACAGCAACCACAGACAAGTGGTACAGATGCAGGAGGTGAATATAACTTTGGATTTACTGGAACCAAAGGGGACAGATTGGTCAGGTATCCTCGGATACAGCTAGAAAGGAGTACTTCCTACCCTGTCCAACCACCAACAGAAGAAATTAGCCCCGCAGCTGATGGATTGAATTCAGAACTGCATGGAAATGGCAGGAACGGGTCAGAAATATCTAGAAGTGATTCAGTAGAGCGAATTCCTCAAGGGCAGGGATGCTTGTTTAAAATCAGACCAGATCAGAACACAAggcagcagcacttcagaatTCTTGTCTCCCGTGGTCCTGAAGAACAAAATCAGGTTGTTGGTAAAGAGGGTCACGGCACCCCTGGTCCTATAGCAGCCAGTACCGCAGTAAGTATGATGCTGAGTATGCTATGCTACTAA